In the Apium graveolens cultivar Ventura unplaced genomic scaffold, ASM990537v1 ctg8266, whole genome shotgun sequence genome, one interval contains:
- the LOC141704821 gene encoding F-box protein At3g07870-like, translated as MDLPEELIAEIISRTPVRTIVSCKSVCKRWCNIVSEPFFSRLHLSISSKMLLLHQGDAEDVDDDNDGDLAVVELDDQHHQHDIHHEPMMRFSPGLALGDYVGLIGSVNGLICLEDSYDDSAYVCNPITQEYIRLQDSEYTRVSYLKGYYGFRLVESNQQYKIVRFYKGRFPSTEYDLGSEVYTLGTGMWRDLGHVPFHLNEHDRGHYVSGRLHWLAGELICAFDLDRELFRPMEAPPRAPGNTDHFSILGVHNHFRNLGVLKGCLCICDITLYSELSIWVKRDYGVEDSWSKKLIITPNPPLHEGINTDMVRLLKVLKDGNILMYCDQLQLFTYHPQHKTLRHHIFPEGEFLTFGAMTYVPGFISLERSFTLEGVKRWESPQVED; from the coding sequence ATGGACTTACCAGAAGAATTGATTGCTGAAATTATATCAAGAACTCCTGTGAGGACAATAGTGTCATGCAAAAGCGTGTGCAAAAGATGGTGTAATATAGTTTCAGAACCATTTTTTTCGCGTCTGCATCTCTCTATATCATCTAAAATGCTTTTACTTCATCAAGGAGACGCCGAGGACGTAGATGATGACAATGATGGTGACCTTGCAGTGGTTGAACTAGATGACCAACATCACCAACATGATATTCATCACGAGCCTATGATGAGATTTTCCCCGGGACTTGCCTTGGGAGACTATGTGGGGTTAATTGGATCAGTTAATGGGTTAATATGCTTAGAAGATAGTTATGATGATTCAGCATATGTATGCAATCCAATTACACAAGAGTACATACGCCTTCAAGATTCCGAGTACACCAGAGTATCATATTTAAAGGGATATTATGGCTTTAGACTTGTTGAATCGAACCAACAGTACAAGATTGTACGTTTTTATAAGGGTAGATTTCCTTCAACTGAATATGACCTAGGGAGCGAGGTTTATACGCTTGGAACCGGCATGTGGAGAGATCTAGGACATGTCCCCTTCCATCTGAATGAACATGATAGGGGTCACTATGTCAGTGGCCGCCTCCATTGGTTAGCTGGTGAACTAATATGTGCTTTCGATTTGGATAGAGAATTATTTCGTCCAATGGAAGCTCCTCCACGGGCTCCTGGGAATACAGATCATTTTAGCATCTTGGGAGTCCATAATCATTTTAGGAACTTGGGAGTACTTAAAGGTTGCTTGTGTATATGTGATATAACACTATACTCTGAACTTTCTATTTGGGTGAAGAGAGATTATGGCGTGGAAGATAGTTGGAGTAAAAAACTCATCATCACTCCTAATCCTCCATTACATGAAGGTATAAATACCGACATGGTTCGGCTTCTTAAAGTTCTCAAAGATGGGAACATCTTAATGTATTGTGACCAACTTCAATTGTTCACTTATCATCCTCAACATAAAACATTGCGACATCACATTTTCCCGGAGGGTGAGTTTCTCACATTTGGTGCGATGACTTATGTCCCCGGTTTTATCAGTCTAGAGAGGAGTTTCACCTTGGAGGGTGTCAAAAGATGGGAGTCTCCTCAAGTAGAAGACTGA